Proteins co-encoded in one Pan paniscus chromosome 23, NHGRI_mPanPan1-v2.0_pri, whole genome shotgun sequence genomic window:
- the C23H22orf42 gene encoding uncharacterized protein C22orf42 homolog isoform X3: MGSKLTCCLGPSGGLNCDCCRPDVGPCHECEIPETVAAAAPASTTAKPAKLDLKAKKAQLMQYLNLPKTPKMPKMPKGLDAHSKRWLKIIWRRHGIWPLENIGPIEDAQASAHGGVEENMTSDIEISEAEHDHHLVEDLSESLSVCLEDFMTSDLSESLSVSLEDFMTSGLSESQSVSLEDLMTLEMAKERYEDYL, from the exons ATGGGGAGCAAACTGACTTGCTGCCTGGGCCCCAGCGGGGGCCTCAACTGTGACTGCTGCAGGCCAGATGTGGGGCCCTGCCATGAGTGTGAGATTCCTGAGACTGTGGCAGCCGCAGCACCAGCATCCACCACTGCAAAGCCTGCCAAATTGGATTTGAAAGCTAAGAAGGCCCAACTCATGCagtacctcaacctcccgaagacGCCGAAGATGCCGAAGATGCCCAAAG GTTTGGACGCCCACTCCAAGCGCTGGTTAAAAATAATATGGAGACGGCACGGGATTTGGCCTCTAGAAAATATAG GTCCCATTGAAGATGCGCAGGCGTCTGCACACGGCGGTGTGGAGGAGAATATGACATCAGATATT GAAATATCTGAGGCCGAGCACGACCACC ATTTGGTCGAAGATCTCAGTGAAAGCCTATCTGTCTGTCTTGAAGACTTCATGACATCGGATCTCAGTGAAAGCCTATCTGTCTCTCTTGAAGACTTCATGACATCGGGTCTCAGTGAAAGCCAATCTGTCTCTCTTGAAGACCTCATGACACTGGAGATG GCAAAGGAGAGATATGAAGATTACCtct GA
- the C23H22orf42 gene encoding uncharacterized protein C22orf42 homolog isoform X1, which produces MEERNRGRKESWCPMGSKLTCCLGPSGGLNCDCCRPDVGPCHECEIPETVAAAAPASTTAKPAKLDLKAKKAQLMQYLNLPKTPKMPKMPKGLDAHSKRWLKIIWRRHGIWPLENIGPIEDAQASAHGGVEENMTSDIEISEAEHDHHLVEDLSESLSVCLEDFMTSDLSESLSVSLEDFMTSGLSESQSVSLEDLMTLEMAKERYEDYLCWVKMARSRLN; this is translated from the exons atggaagaaagaaacagagggagaaaagagagttG gtGCCCAATGGGGAGCAAACTGACTTGCTGCCTGGGCCCCAGCGGGGGCCTCAACTGTGACTGCTGCAGGCCAGATGTGGGGCCCTGCCATGAGTGTGAGATTCCTGAGACTGTGGCAGCCGCAGCACCAGCATCCACCACTGCAAAGCCTGCCAAATTGGATTTGAAAGCTAAGAAGGCCCAACTCATGCagtacctcaacctcccgaagacGCCGAAGATGCCGAAGATGCCCAAAG GTTTGGACGCCCACTCCAAGCGCTGGTTAAAAATAATATGGAGACGGCACGGGATTTGGCCTCTAGAAAATATAG GTCCCATTGAAGATGCGCAGGCGTCTGCACACGGCGGTGTGGAGGAGAATATGACATCAGATATT GAAATATCTGAGGCCGAGCACGACCACC ATTTGGTCGAAGATCTCAGTGAAAGCCTATCTGTCTGTCTTGAAGACTTCATGACATCGGATCTCAGTGAAAGCCTATCTGTCTCTCTTGAAGACTTCATGACATCGGGTCTCAGTGAAAGCCAATCTGTCTCTCTTGAAGACCTCATGACACTGGAGATG GCAAAGGAGAGATATGAAGATTACCtct GCTGGGTTAagatggcacggtctcggctcaatTAA
- the C23H22orf42 gene encoding uncharacterized protein C22orf42 homolog isoform X2: MQSPQRGRVATRCPMGSKLTCCLGPSGGLNCDCCRPDVGPCHECEIPETVAAAAPASTTAKPAKLDLKAKKAQLMQYLNLPKTPKMPKMPKGLDAHSKRWLKIIWRRHGIWPLENIGPIEDAQASAHGGVEENMTSDIEISEAEHDHHLVEDLSESLSVCLEDFMTSDLSESLSVSLEDFMTSGLSESQSVSLEDLMTLEMAKERYEDYLCWVKMARSRLN, from the exons ATGCAGTCACCACAGAGGGGCAGGGTGGCCACAAG gtGCCCAATGGGGAGCAAACTGACTTGCTGCCTGGGCCCCAGCGGGGGCCTCAACTGTGACTGCTGCAGGCCAGATGTGGGGCCCTGCCATGAGTGTGAGATTCCTGAGACTGTGGCAGCCGCAGCACCAGCATCCACCACTGCAAAGCCTGCCAAATTGGATTTGAAAGCTAAGAAGGCCCAACTCATGCagtacctcaacctcccgaagacGCCGAAGATGCCGAAGATGCCCAAAG GTTTGGACGCCCACTCCAAGCGCTGGTTAAAAATAATATGGAGACGGCACGGGATTTGGCCTCTAGAAAATATAG GTCCCATTGAAGATGCGCAGGCGTCTGCACACGGCGGTGTGGAGGAGAATATGACATCAGATATT GAAATATCTGAGGCCGAGCACGACCACC ATTTGGTCGAAGATCTCAGTGAAAGCCTATCTGTCTGTCTTGAAGACTTCATGACATCGGATCTCAGTGAAAGCCTATCTGTCTCTCTTGAAGACTTCATGACATCGGGTCTCAGTGAAAGCCAATCTGTCTCTCTTGAAGACCTCATGACACTGGAGATG GCAAAGGAGAGATATGAAGATTACCtct GCTGGGTTAagatggcacggtctcggctcaatTAA